In the genome of Deltaproteobacteria bacterium, the window CACCTCGGTTATTCTAGAGAAAAAAGACAACCAGTGGCACATTGCACCGGAGGGATACGTGGCTGATACGGACAGGGTGGAACAGATGCTGGAGGTTATCGAGGATCTTACCGTGACCGCCTTGGTGTCGGAGTCAAAGAACTACAGTCGTTTCAACCTGGATGACGACAATAAGATTACTGTCAAGGCATGGGCCGGGGACACGACTGCACGGGACTTTGAAGTAGGCAAAACAGCCACATCCTACCGCCATACCTTCGTGAAGTTGGTAAATGACGACCGCGTCTATCACGCCCGAGGGAACTTCAGAAGTAAATTTGAGCAGACTGTGGATAAGCTCCGCGACAAAACCGTCCTGTCTTTTGACAAAAGCGAAATCCAGGAGATACGCATGACAAAGGGCCGGCAAGTTGTGGCATTTGGCCGGAGAGAGGTGCAATCGGAGGTCATTTCCGGTCAACCTGGTGACGGCGAGACTCCGCCGTCACCGAAAGTAGAAACAGTTTGGCAGACTGCTGACGGCACAAGGGCGAATAATAGCAAACTGGACAGATTGCTCACCACCCTTTCCAACCTGAAATGTGAAAAATTCATCAATGACATGAAAAAGCAAGACTTCATGAGCCCTATCCATACCATTCAGTTAAAGGGCGTGGAAGAGCACACCCTGTCCATCTTTGCCAAAACCCGGAAGGAGACCGAGAACTACCCCGCCGTTTCCTCTGGAAGTGACTATCCTTTCCTTCTCCCGGAGCGGCAGGTGGACGACTTGGCGAAAGACCCGGACGAGTTTCTGAAAAAGCCTTAAAAAACATAACCGAGACAAAAAAAACAAATCAGCTCTCGCCCTTCCCGTCAATCTCATTTTTCAGGATTTGCCAAACCCCGAAAGCGGTACTTGGAGCTTGAATTTGGAACTTTATACTTTGCCGTTTAATGCGGGCTTCCTACGAAACGGCCCTGACGAAATAGTAGCAACTGAAATCCTGCCAGGAGATATAGCCCATATCCACGCTGACATACCAGGCTGATACAAATGAGCATCGATCTGAACTCCAGAGCCACCTCACGTTCTGGTCGAATATGGGCTCAATACAAAGATCTCTTGCTCGGGGAACTTCGGTCAGTAGCGACATGAGTTCATTCATCGTGGGCAACCTCCAGTCGGTACGGCCGGCAAACGGCTTGTTGTTCAACTCTTCAATGTAGCCGTTAGCCTCATGCCAAGTGACGGGATAATCCGAACCGGCCCTCTGCCAGGTCAGTCCAGTCACTTTGTCCTTTACAGTACCGTCCACGTTGGCCTGAAAATCATTGTTGACGTAACGGATCGGACGCCACCGGGCGTCTATGCCGAACGCCCTCTGTGCATGGCCTGGTCTTACCTTGATGCTTTCCCTGCGGGGCGCTTGTCCGTTGTAATTTGCGGGCATCGCATCTTTTGATAAAACGGTTGTCGGCATCCGGCAGGCTTTCTCTTTTTTCCTTTCCCAGGCAATCTGTAGATGGTCAAGCGCCTCGAGCATCTCCTTGGCGCCGGCAAAGGGATTGTTTTGATCCTCTGATATGGACTCCAGGATGAAGTTATCCCAATCTGCATCGAGGTCCGGATTGCACTGGTCGAGCCTCTTGACGGAATCAATAGGCAGTTCCCCGGTCAGCATGCGGTACAGCATTACTCCCACAGGGTAAAGATCTGCACGGGCATCCACTTGATTTGGGTCTTTTTCCTGTTCGGGTGCCGCGTAATAAGGCGAGCCCACCATCAGGTTGCTGGGCCCACCAAAGTCCTCGCCCCGCAGTTTGGACAGACCAAAATCAGTAATCTTGACTGTGTTCTGGTCGGTAACCAGGATGTTATAAGGCTTAATGTCGCGATGAATGATCCCTGCCTGGTGAAGACGAGACAGGCCTACAAGGATTTGGCGGGTATAGTCAATAGCCTTGTCAACGCTCACTATCCGAGAAGGCTCTTCCACACGGTAAGTCTCGCCGATAATGAGACCCAGATTATTGCAAAAGTATTCCATAACAAAGAAGGTGAGGTCTTCGGAGTCATGAAAATCCCATATGGCCACAATGTTAGGATGTCTGAGCCCTGCCATCGTAATGGCCTCCGCGACAAAGCGCCTCCTGGCCTCCTCCTCACCTAGAAGGGTGACCAGATTGGGGTGGGGCCGAAAAAGCTTTAACGCCAAAACCTTGCCCACGACTGGCATACGCACTTTGTAGACCGTACCCATGCCGCCTTTACCGAGGAGACCACAAACTTCATACTTGCCGATTTGTTTCATATAAAAGCCCTACGGAGAGAATCTACCAGAGACGTGTCGCATTATAATCCGGAAAGCCGAGTTCAAGAATCTTATTTGCCGTTTTAGCAATATTGTAAGGAATAAACCTCACCTCGATCTTCCGGGCGCAGGTATCCCAAATAACATACTTTGCGTTGTTATTTCCATCCCTGGGCTGCCCGACGCTTCCTACGTTGATAATGTGTTGTTGCCCTGCTTGAAGGGTAGCAGAACCTTTTCCTAAGGGGACTCGTCTCACCTCGCCTCTATGAAAGGTGATAGCCTCCAAGAGGTGGGTGTGTCCCGCAAAGCATATCTTTTCTTTCATTGCCAGAAAGAGTCCCCTGAGTTGCCGATTGGAGAGTTCAATCAGATAAGTGGTAATAGAGTCGGGGGGACAGCCGTGTACGCATAAAGCCCCATGAAAGATCATGGATGGTCTTAACCCATGGATATAATCAATGGTATCAGAGGAAAGGAGATCAAGAGTCAGGGCTGAGGATCTTCTGGCCACGGGATTCATCTCAACCAAGTATTTCGGATCGACGATGACCAGTTCGTGGTTCCCCATGATGGAGGGGATATTTCGCTTCCGAATCAGCTTGACGACCTCCTCCGACTCGGGGCCGTAGCCGATATTGTCGCCCAGACATGCCACGTCGTCTACTTCAGACTGATCAATGTCTGCTAAAACTTGTTTGAATGCCTCAAGGTTTCCGTGAATATCGGAGATTATACCGAGCCTCATAGGGGGTGCGGTTTTTCCAGGGCAAGGATGTAAGTTTATCGCCGGGTATTATCGTTTTTCCCTGTGTCGTCATCTTCCACCAGAACCATCCCCTCTCCGGGATAGACCATACGCTCCTCGGGCGGCGTGGGTTTTGTCTTTTCAGGCCAATGTCCGGGTTGAGACTCGGGCCCTTCCCGGGCGACAGGGGTGGGATTCTTGTCTCTCATCTTGGGGTGTTTCCTGATATCTACATCCGTTACGGTGGCGCTGAACTCGATGGCGATGTTGTTGGGATCGAAGCTATAGATTGAGTGGATGAATCCATGATTAATGACCTCGGAGACCCAGATGTCAGAGGCTTCCAGTCGGTCTTTCAGCTCCCAGAGGTCTTCCTCATTGCTTACCTCGAATGAGACATGGTCGAAGACAAAGGGACCCCTGACCGGTACGCCGTGATCCTTTTCCCGGGCCTTATCTACTTCCGGCCACTCAAAAAAGGCGATCATGTCGTGCTCTGATATTTCAAAAAAATAGTGCCTGTATCCGGGCCGTCCAAGACCCGCTACGAGGCGCATGCCGAGCAGATCACGCCAGAAGCGGATGGTCGCATCTATGTCTCTGGTTGCCATTGCCAGGTGGTTAATGCCAGTGTATTTTACCATATTTGATCTTATTATCACATTTTCAGTAAAAGTGAACCAGTATCTAGTATGATGATTAGATGAATACCCTTCATTAGAAGTCGCACCGAAGTCCTTTTTTTGTCACTTGGGCTGTGATATGTTTTCATTACTATGTCCAAACAGTGGGATGGAATTATCGTCGGCGCCGGGGTTGGGGGGCTTTCGGTTGCAGCCAGGCTGGTAAAGGCCGGTCTGCGAGTTCTGGTCCTAGAGAAGAGTTTGCATCCCGGTGGCACTGCTTATGCGTACACCCGGAAGGGCTTTACTTTTCCAATGGGACCTCTCGGGTTCAGCACGCCAGGACTGGTTCGCAACACCCTCACTGCCTTGGGCCAGGGCAGTGACCTCGAGTTTCATCGTATCAACTACCAAATCAGGGCCTTTGATGTAATCGTACCACTTTCACTCCCCTTTGGCGACATAAAGGAAGAGATGAAAAGACTCTTTCCGGGTGATACGCACGGCATAGGGCGGTTTTTCCAGGACATGGAACAGATCCTTTCTGCTATGCAGTTTCCCGGCCAAGAAAGCAACCGCTCGCTCCTAGAGAAGGCGGCAAGGACTCCGGCGCGAGACTATCTCCATGGGTTGATCAAGGACCGAAGGTTGCGCAGGATCGCGGGAAGCCTTGGCACCAGGGAACCCTATACTGGCCTTCCGCTTCTTGCTGCCATGTGGAACCTTATGACAAGGGAAGGGATATGGTACCCAAAGGGAGGCATGCGGTCCTTGTGCCACAGGTTGGCCAAAGCAGCAACCACTGGATCGGAAAAGTATGGAGGTTTCGGCGAGATCAGGCTTGGTGTAGAGGTAAAGCAAATCAGGGTAAGTAACGGAAGGGTTTCCGGGGTAACCCTGTCAGACGCCTCACAGATTAATGCGGTCGCAGTTGTTTCTAACGCCGATTACAAGACAACCTTTATGGGTCTGATGAACCCGGAGGTTTTGCCGGATGAATGGTGTCGTGCTGTAAGAAAGGCCAAACAGACCAACTCCATTTTTCAGGTTTGCCTTGGCGTGAATACAAGCAGGGTTGATCTTTCAGCCTTTTCCGAGGCAAGCCGACTCATCTTCAGGAGAAGCGATGCCAGTTCGCGCCAGGCGCGGCAGCCCGACTGGCTTGCTAAAGAGGTAGACCCCGAAGCCATGGCCGGCCAGGAATTGGAAGTAAGCCTCTGGAGCAGGGAGGATCCAATGCTTGCGCCCGAAGGTGGAGCGGTGATCGTGATTCGTACGGAAGCCGAATATGCTCATTTTGCAAGATACCGGCAGGGGCAAGGCCGGAGAATGCCTGCCTACGGCGGGTACAAGATGCGACTCGGGCAAGCCCTGGTCCGGGAAATAGCGAATTTGCTTCCAGGTCTGCCGCACGCGGTCCTTGTCATGGATGTGGCCACACCGCTTACCTTTGAGGAACGGGGCGGGAGGAGTGAGGGGGCAGTTGCGGGGTGGTCGTGGGATTATGAGGACAACTCAGATTATCAGCCAATTGAGTTGGTACGAACACCTGTTCATGGGCTTTACATGGCCGGATACCAGGCATATTCAGCTCTTTTCATGGGCGGTGTTCCCATGGCCATGGCGAGCGGGCACAGCGCTGCAGATGCCGTGTTGCAAGGTGCCGGGCCTGTCGAAGAGGCAAGGTTCCCCTGGGGGCGGGGGCGCCGCTAGAATATGTACTGATTCCCATCACGCCCCTTGACATTGCCGGTGTTGTTGTTATTAATGTGACATGTAGTGATAAATGTCTTTTTCAACTGTTGCGATGAACGCAACAAAACTTTTCAGAAGAGGGGGGGTTACCATGAAGGTTCGAAAGGTACAGAAGTGCAGAAAGGGTCTTTGTAAATGTAAAAGTTCTTGCTGATCCAATGACGTGAAAAAGCCAGACCTTTAACCGCCAGGTCTGGTTTTTTGCCTTCCTCAATCCGTGTAGGCAAAAGTGAATCACAAAACAACTTCAGTCGTGGAACTCGTCTGCAAGCGCTACTGCTCCTATTACAAACCAGGCCAGAAGGAAGAGATGGCGTGTCAGGGCTTTAAGGCATTCCACGATTTCATTGAATCTCATCCCGCAAATGAATATTTTCCCCAAGAGCACAACAACCCCTTACAAGACCAGTATCATCACCTCCTCCACCATACACTCTGCCAATATTGTGATTTCCTGATTGATGGATGTGATTTTACAGATCCCGAGCATACAGGCCAGCCTCTCCCCTGTGGAGGATACATTGCCGCCGACCTTGTTCTTCAACAACCTTCCGCAATTGCTGACCCGTTTCTCGAGTCATTGATCCCCAAGGAGGCATTCGTTGCCTTGAGCCCAAATTGTGCGCTTAAGCATCTTGAAAAGCCATATGTCTATGACATAAGAAACGACGAACTGTACGAGGTGGATCAAAAGGGATTTGACTTCTTAACAAAATGCGACGGCAGGCGCCTTTTTTCAGA includes:
- a CDS encoding DUF4340 domain-containing protein produces the protein MKNKKEYIILAATILALSLYLVSRSPDRTHYQLPKSSKIAKTDISKLEISTPDTSVILEKKDNQWHIAPEGYVADTDRVEQMLEVIEDLTVTALVSESKNYSRFNLDDDNKITVKAWAGDTTARDFEVGKTATSYRHTFVKLVNDDRVYHARGNFRSKFEQTVDKLRDKTVLSFDKSEIQEIRMTKGRQVVAFGRREVQSEVISGQPGDGETPPSPKVETVWQTADGTRANNSKLDRLLTTLSNLKCEKFINDMKKQDFMSPIHTIQLKGVEEHTLSIFAKTRKETENYPAVSSGSDYPFLLPERQVDDLAKDPDEFLKKP
- a CDS encoding protein kinase, whose product is MKQIGKYEVCGLLGKGGMGTVYKVRMPVVGKVLALKLFRPHPNLVTLLGEEEARRRFVAEAITMAGLRHPNIVAIWDFHDSEDLTFFVMEYFCNNLGLIIGETYRVEEPSRIVSVDKAIDYTRQILVGLSRLHQAGIIHRDIKPYNILVTDQNTVKITDFGLSKLRGEDFGGPSNLMVGSPYYAAPEQEKDPNQVDARADLYPVGVMLYRMLTGELPIDSVKRLDQCNPDLDADWDNFILESISEDQNNPFAGAKEMLEALDHLQIAWERKKEKACRMPTTVLSKDAMPANYNGQAPRRESIKVRPGHAQRAFGIDARWRPIRYVNNDFQANVDGTVKDKVTGLTWQRAGSDYPVTWHEANGYIEELNNKPFAGRTDWRLPTMNELMSLLTEVPRARDLCIEPIFDQNVRWLWSSDRCSFVSAWYVSVDMGYISWQDFSCYYFVRAVS
- a CDS encoding metallophosphoesterase — encoded protein: MRLGIISDIHGNLEAFKQVLADIDQSEVDDVACLGDNIGYGPESEEVVKLIRKRNIPSIMGNHELVIVDPKYLVEMNPVARRSSALTLDLLSSDTIDYIHGLRPSMIFHGALCVHGCPPDSITTYLIELSNRQLRGLFLAMKEKICFAGHTHLLEAITFHRGEVRRVPLGKGSATLQAGQQHIINVGSVGQPRDGNNNAKYVIWDTCARKIEVRFIPYNIAKTANKILELGFPDYNATRLW
- a CDS encoding VOC family protein, yielding MVKYTGINHLAMATRDIDATIRFWRDLLGMRLVAGLGRPGYRHYFFEISEHDMIAFFEWPEVDKAREKDHGVPVRGPFVFDHVSFEVSNEEDLWELKDRLEASDIWVSEVINHGFIHSIYSFDPNNIAIEFSATVTDVDIRKHPKMRDKNPTPVAREGPESQPGHWPEKTKPTPPEERMVYPGEGMVLVEDDDTGKNDNTRR
- a CDS encoding NAD(P)/FAD-dependent oxidoreductase → MSKQWDGIIVGAGVGGLSVAARLVKAGLRVLVLEKSLHPGGTAYAYTRKGFTFPMGPLGFSTPGLVRNTLTALGQGSDLEFHRINYQIRAFDVIVPLSLPFGDIKEEMKRLFPGDTHGIGRFFQDMEQILSAMQFPGQESNRSLLEKAARTPARDYLHGLIKDRRLRRIAGSLGTREPYTGLPLLAAMWNLMTREGIWYPKGGMRSLCHRLAKAATTGSEKYGGFGEIRLGVEVKQIRVSNGRVSGVTLSDASQINAVAVVSNADYKTTFMGLMNPEVLPDEWCRAVRKAKQTNSIFQVCLGVNTSRVDLSAFSEASRLIFRRSDASSRQARQPDWLAKEVDPEAMAGQELEVSLWSREDPMLAPEGGAVIVIRTEAEYAHFARYRQGQGRRMPAYGGYKMRLGQALVREIANLLPGLPHAVLVMDVATPLTFEERGGRSEGAVAGWSWDYEDNSDYQPIELVRTPVHGLYMAGYQAYSALFMGGVPMAMASGHSAADAVLQGAGPVEEARFPWGRGRR